Proteins encoded in a region of the Raphanus sativus cultivar WK10039 unplaced genomic scaffold, ASM80110v3 Scaffold0074, whole genome shotgun sequence genome:
- the LOC108846432 gene encoding alpha carbonic anhydrase 2, which produces MEKSSIQCLLFILFTIIVTIISCSNAQREVEDESEFSYERNQENGPEKWGKLKPEWKMCGKGEMQSPIDLMNKRVRIVSHLGRLTRDYKPANATLRNRGHDMMVRFEEGPGSIKINNIEYQLHQLHWHSPSEHTINGRRFALELHMVHESINGSMAVVTVLYKIGRPDSFLSLLENKLCAITDHNKAEVNIGIIDPKDIKFGSRKYYRYIGSLTIPPCTQNVIWTVIKKVRTVSRHQVKLLRVAVHDYSDTNARPVQPTNMRPVKLYKPKSS; this is translated from the exons ATGGAAAAATCATCAATCCAATGCTTATTATTCATACTTTTCACCATCATCGTCACCATAATTTCATGTTCGAATGCACAGAGAGAAGTTG AGGATGAAAGTGAATTTAGCTACGAGCGGAATCAAGAGAACGGGCCAGAGAAATGGGGGAAGCTGAAGCCGGAATGGAAAATGTGCGGAAAAGGAGAGATGCAATCTCCAATTGATCTTATGAACAAAAGAGTTAGAATTGTTTCACATCTTGGAAGGCTTACTAGAGACTACAAACCTGCCAATGCCACTCTCAGAAATAGAGGCCATGACATGATG GTGAGATTTGAAGAAGGGCCAGGTAGTATTAAGATCAATAATATTGAATATCAACTCCATCAGCTTCATTGGCATTCTCCCTCTGAGCATACGATCAATGGGAGAAG ATTTGCTCTGGAACTGCATATGGTTCACGAAAGCATTAACGGAAGCATGGCTGTAGTCACAGTGCTTTACAAAATCGGAAGGCCAGACTCTTTTCTCAGCTTG ttggaaaataaattatgtgCGATTACCGACCACAATAAGGCAGAGGTAAATATAGGAATAATTGATCCAAAGGACATCAAGTTTGGGAGCAgaaaatattatagatatattGGATCACTTACCATTCCTCCTTGTACTCAAAATGTTATTTGGACCGTCATCAAAAAG GTAAGGACTGTGTCTAGACACCAAGTGAAACTGCTCCGAGTTGCTGTCCACGAT TATTCGGATACAAACGCCAGGCCGGTTCAACCCACAAATATGCGTCCTGTCAAATTATACAAACCAAAATCTTCCTGA
- the LOC108845936 gene encoding cytochrome b561 domain-containing protein At2g30890: METHHLFVSLLLVLLPLPLCSSQENTRSLAIDVNSPLNTSPISQKLNLKLVHEIKVHGFMLWAAMGVLMPIGIISIRSMSIKGQPLICFRRLFFLHVTSQMVAVIIVTIGAVMSIKNFNNSFNNHHQRLGVGLYAIVWFQALFGFLRPSRGGKARRNWFVGHWILGTSVAILGIINIYTGLNAYTRKTSKSAKLWNILFTAQLSSFVLLYLFQDKWSYIQSQTNRTQSVDHNSNISTAEPSQGDEVEESKQALEKC, from the exons ATGGAGACTCATCACCTCTTCGTCTCTctccttcttgttcttcttcctcttcccctATGCTCCTCCCAAGAAAATACCAGAAGCTTGGCCATTGATGTTAATAGTCCCCTCAATACTTCTCCAATATCCCAG AAACTAAATCTAAAGCTTGTACACGAAATCAAAGTACATGGCTTTATGCTTTGGGCAGCGATGGGTGTTTTGATGCCAATTGGTATAATCTCCATCAGATCAATGTCTATCAAAGGTCAACCTTTAATCTGTTTTCGGCGACTGTTCTTTCTCCATGTCACTTCTCAG ATGGTTGCAGTGATAATTGTGACGATAGGTGCAGTAATGTCAATTAAAAACTTCAATAATTCCTTCAACAATCATCACCAACGGCTAGGAGTTGGACTTTATGCCATTGTATGGTTCCAAGCTCTTTTTGGTTTCCTCCGACCTTCAAG GGGAGGGAAAGCTAGAAGGAATTGGTTTGTAGGACACTGGATATTAGGAACGTCAGTGGCTATTCTTGGGATAATAAACATATACACAGGCTTAAATGCTTACACTCGAAAGACATCTAAAAGTGCTAAGCTTTGGAACATACTCTTCACGGCACAACTTTCCTCTTTTGTCTTGCTCTATCTGTTTCAAGACAAGTGGTCTTATATCCAAAGCCAAACCAATAGAACCCAATCAGTTGATCATAACAGCAACATCTCAACCGCAGAGCCTAGTCAAGGAGACGAGGTCGAAGAGAGTAAACAGGCATTAGAGAAATGCTAA
- the LOC130500994 gene encoding glutathione S-transferase F10, translating into MVLTIYAPLFASSKRAVVTLVEKGVEFETVNVDLLKGEQRQPEYIAIQPFGKIPVLVDGDYKIFESRAIMRYIAEKYRSQGPDLLGKTIEERGQVEQWLDVEATSYHPPLLALTLNIVFAPLMGLPADEKVIKESEEKLAEVLDVYEAQLSKNEYLAGDFVSLADLAHLPFTEYLVGAIGKAYMIKDRKHVSAWWDKISNRAAWKEVSEKYALPV; encoded by the exons ATGGTGTTGACAATCTATGCGCCTTTATTCGCATCTTCCAAGAGAGCTGTGGTGACGTTAGTGGAGAAGGGAGTAGAGTTCGAGACTGTCAAtgttgatctcttgaaaggagaGCAGAGGCAGCCTGAGTATATTGCCATTCag CCTTTCGGTAAGATCCCTGTGCTCGTCGACGGTGACTACAAAATCTTTG AGTCGCGTGCCATCATGAGGTACATAGCAGAGAAATACAGATCACAAGGACCAGACTTGTTGGGAAAGACAATTGAAGAGAGGGGACAAGTGGAGCAATGGCTTGACGTGGAAGCAACAAGCTACCATCCACCACTACTAGCACTAACGCTGAACATTGTCTTTGCACCACTCATGGGCCTTCCTGCTGATGAGAAAGTTATAAAAGAGAGTGAAGAGAAGCTTGCTGAAGTGCTTGACGTGTACGAAGCACAGCTTTCAAAGAACGAATACTTGGCTGGAGATTTCGTGAGTCTAGCTGATTTGGCTCACCTTCCCTTCACCGAGTACCTTGTGGGTGCTATTGGGAAGGCTTATATGATCAAAGATAGGAAGCATGTGAGCGCGTGGTGGGATAAGATTAGTAACCGTGCTGCGTGGAAGGAAGTTTCTGAGAAATACGCATTGCCGGTttag